In Panicum virgatum strain AP13 chromosome 5K, P.virgatum_v5, whole genome shotgun sequence, the genomic window TTTAGAAATGTGAATTTATTACGAATGCTTTTGCTAGCCCGAATTTATTTGCCAGAACTGCAATCTATGGTGGTGGGCATTTCAATGTTGCCTATGAACATGGTACCAGTTTACTCTCACCACCTCACATTTCTAGTGCAGAGCCCGAGAGAGTTGGCACAAGCGTCATATTTTCTGGTCTTTTTTCGCGTGTCTGCATGTGTTGCCAGCAATTTGATTTGTTCCCTACTTTGGCTTATTCTTTCCTTCTCACATGATTGTTGCATCTAATGCTAAACAGACGCATTTACACATCTAGCTAGTCAAGCTTTTTTATTTATACAGTCATGTGAGAGAACAATGGTTACACGAAAGAAGTCAGGATCCACAACACGAGAACCTTTTTCACAGCTCTTGCAAGACTTTTTTATGTGCAgaggaaacaaacaaaaaaattattctaaCCTTGAGATTCCCCAGGCTTTACAGATAGATAATATAGCAAACTCTCTCTTTGGCATTAACCTAGTCCTTTTTTTAACTTTTGCAAGAACACAAGGCATGAATCAatagtaatatttttttatgttcttATTAAAAAGCAAAAAATAAAACTCATGGGAAATTTGTAATTGCAAGGAAATAAACCTCATCTAAAAATATTTTGAGATGCATTGTCGCATGGTTTGAAATCTTTATCAATTATGACTTCTTTTATATTTTCACTAAAAAGAACTTagttttttttcaatttctttTTCGGTGGTAATAAATTGCTTGTCATTCCGGCACGGCAGTCGAAAAAATAAGACGCAGAGCGCAACTGCTGACTATCTATCTTAGGGAGACTGGGCTTTACAGAGTGTGTTTTACCCCTTGCTGATTTGATTTAGTGATGCTAGATTCCAGAGGACTGTCTTTTCGGTAGAAGCTATAGCTAATAATTGTGTACGCATTTGCAAACAGGCTTTTGAAGGAGCCTGGGCTGCTGCCTGCAAGCAGGGGGCGTCTACAGTTCTCATACCACCAGAACTAGAGTTCCTTGTTGGGCCAATCTCATTCTCTGGGCCTTACTGCAAACCAAACATCATCTTCCAGGTATATTATGCTCTTAGTCCCAAATAAttactcaaaaaaaaactttcccgATAACTTTCATTGCCCAAACTGATAAAAAAAAGGTAGGGCAGGACTGTATTTCGTCTAATTTGATATTGGAAGAATAGGTGCAACAAGTAAATTCTGTTTCATGTTGTACTTATTTTGCAGCTGGAAGGAACAATCCTAGCTCCAACCAGTGCTAAAGCCTGGGGTTCTGGCTTGCTCCAGTGGCTTGAGTTCACCAAACTAAATGGAATAGTAATTCAAGGCAATGGCATCATAAATGGCAGAGGGCAACAATGGTGGACCTACTCAGACccagaggatgatgatgatgatgacacagTAAGAACTGGCCACCAAGTGTATGATTGTCAATAAATTACTCGAATGAAAAGTTGGTCGTGTTTGTTTACCTTGGATACTTTCCTGCAGTACGATGTGGAGCTCGACAGAATGCCACAGATTAAACCTACAGTAAGAATATCAATTATCTTTTTGACATTATTACCACTTACAGaaacaaaataatgataaatCAGATTTCGTAACCTGATGCAGGCATTGAGGTTTTATGGTAGTTTCAACGTCTTGGTAGCTGGCATCACTATTGTCAACAGCTCACAGTGCCATCTTAAGTTTGACAACTGTCAAGGAGTGATGGTTCACGATGTGACTATATCCTCCCCTGAGAACAGTCTCAACACTGACGGAATACACCTGCAGAACTCCAAAGATGTCAGCATTCATCATACGAACATGGCTTGCGGTAATTCCTTGTTGCATCCAAAGTCAAGAGGCATCTAGGCTATATTCATTAACCACAAAAGAAGGAATTTTCAACAGAAGACAATACATATATTCTAAATATATGAGGCTTTATCTACAAACTTGTGACTTTAAAACAATTACCTAGGGCTAACTGAAAGCTTGCACCTCAGTTCTATACCTCCTGTACAGTCTGCATGTCAAAAGACAGGTTTCAGAGTTAAGGGTACACTGAAAAACTGTTGTGGGTACTTGAAACATCCAGCTACCTTTCACAGTAAATCCAAAGTAGTATAACATCAATGTGACCAATTTGTCTTATTCAATGCAGGTGACGATTGTATCTCCATCCAGACAGGATGCAGCAACATAAATATACACAACGTGAATTGTGGACCAGGCCATGGAATCAGCATAGGTGGACTGGGACGGGACAACACAAAAGCATGTGTATCAAATGTTACAGTAAGAGATGTCAACATGTTCCGAACCATGAATGGTGTCAGGATCAAGACCTGTCAGGTAAACTTGGGCGCATATATACAAATAAAATCCTAGTTCAACAGAAGACAAATGACAACCTCACAAAAGAAAAactgaaaaggaaaagaaatgtcATCTTTTGATAGCTATAAAAGCAACAACCTTGGAAGGTtccaagaagaaaaaaatgatgacGCCAAGCGAAACAATAATAATTATACTCAGCTAAATAAATTAAACTTTCGTTTCTTGCAGGGTGGTGTAGGATTGGTTCAAGACATAAGGTTCTCAAATATACAAGTCTCGGAAGTTCAAACACCTATTATTATAGATCAGTTTTATTGTGACAAAAGCACTTGCAGAAATCAAACATCAGCAGTGGCAGTATCAGGGGTCCAGTATGAGAACATCAGAGGGACATTTACAATCAAACCTGTCCACTTTGCATGCAGTGACAGCTTACCTTGTTCAGGGATCTCTCTTACAGGTGTGCAACTCAGACCAGTGCAAGTACCCCACTACCACCTGAACAACCCGTTCTGCTGGCAAGCTTTTGGGGAACTCTACACCCCGACTGTCCCTCCCATAGCTTGCTTGCAGATTGGAAAACCTGCTGGGAACAACTTACAGACATATAATGATATATGTTGACACTATAAGTGCCTTCGTCTGTTAGATTGGTGCTTATCCATGAGTGGTCGTTGTGATACATCCGACCCCTTTGCACCATTGCTTTGTTATGTGCATATATACAGTTATTTTGATGTCATTTATTAGAATTTTTAACCTTTTCATTAAACAGAACATACATATAATCATTTGAATGGTTATACAGCAAGAGTATGTACTTGAGTTTTCCAAATATGAGTAACACGATGACCAAGGTTGTTTTCTTTATTAGGTGTAAATAGAGCTACAGCAAAGGGTTCAATGGAAATTGGTGAATACATAACCTGAATAATCAAAATAATAAATTGTAAGTCATTCCAActttcttggagagtcaaaatatTTCAAGTTCGACCAAGTTTATATACAATAAAGtactaacatttatgataccaaataagtatcattagattcttcattaaatatactttaatagtatatctatttggtgCTATAAATATCTGTaatcttttctataattttggtcaaacataaaaaaagTTTGACTGTCCAAGAAAGTTGGAATGCCTTATTTTGAAACGTAGGGAGTAACTAGAGATCGATTGTTAAGGATACCAATGAAATTTAAGGAGAAAATTACATGGACTAAATATAAAAAGGAAATGGATGTTCAAGGACACTAGAAAATGGTTAGAAAAATAAGGCATTGTAATATAGTCAGTTTCTAGCTGACAAATGCCACCTGTTAATTGCAATATGAGTATATGACAGTAGACATAATACTTAGGGGATACCAATGGGTTCAGCTGCACTTATTTTGAAAAATGGGGGCAACAAGTGTTCCAAGATATCAAAGTAGTTGCATAACAATGCACAGAAAAGGATGATAGATTAACTAAAATTATTAATTATAATGCACAGAAAGATGGTAGATTATCTAAAATTAATAACTAATCAAAAGAACATGGCATGCAAAAGTGCCAATTTATAAGTCAGATACATGCAACATGCCTATGgattattgtatttatgtgtTTCTAGAAGCTTAGCTAAACAAGAGAACAAAACAGTATAAAAATAGGAAATATGTAATATGGGACTAACCGGTCATGTAACTAGCTTCTCCAAATCTTTCACACATAACgaggaaaaagaaaactgaAACAGGATCTAGAACTGTCAAAGATATGATCCAGTACAAAAGATGGAGCATATAGTTCTTTGCCTTTCTTAttccttttaaaaaaattacaactaGACATGTTATGTCTCTCCAACTGTAAAGCAAAAATTATGAATTGATGGAGAATTTTTCTTCTACCATACTCTTCACGTCCATTAACTGAGGTAGAAATGTTAGTTTCACAAGAAGATTGATTCTGGGATGCTACAAAAGTTCTTCAATGCTAGAATAATTCTGGGATGCTAAAAATGTTACTTTTGTGCCATActcaacaatattttttttcttctaccaCAATCTTCATTCTTCAGTCCATTAAAACTTAAGCTAGCAATCAATATTTAAAACAAAGAATCATATCTGTTCGAGCACATACTATTTTACCCACTCTGGTTGCAAAGAACTTGGAGTTTTAAGCCATCAATCAATATTTAAAACCTAGAAACCTGTCAAACAATCAAATAGAAACATAATCCATGGAAGCATTCCTATTGATTAATCTAAGGTTACAATTTTTACGTAGACATTCTGTATATCTTAAAACATATTGATGGCCAAAATTCAAAAGTATTGGGCAGCTGGTGGCAACCATTTGTTAATGAAAGAGGTATGTCATTTGCAATCTATACTGTCTTAGTGTGCTTGTCCAGCAATCAAACCAGCAAAACAGATGTGGCGGTATAAAGATAATATTTACAGGAAAAAAGTGTAAGGCCTATTAAGTACAAACATTTGCTCTTACCACAAACTGCTTGGTAAACGGTAAAACATGAAAATGAAACAAGTCCATTAACTATGATTCTGGGATGCTACAAATGATAGTTTCAAAAGGAACATCACCATTACTTGCATCACATAATGAAAAAGATGATGATGGTACACTATATTATGATACATTATGATGTGTTCCTAATGTGGCGACAAAAATGATGCATCTGCATGCAGTAAGGGCCAGCTACAAACTTATctcattgttttttttaaaaaaaaattgtatgtcTCTGAGACATGTTCATTAATAAGAAAttgagaaaacaaaaaaaaatcaccattCCATAAATAATTTCAGAGAAAACCAGTTTTACAATAGCTCATTACCCAAGAGTCACAAATACACGGACAAAACAGTAATACAGACATAAGCATTGAAAATTAAACCTCATTTGTAACTAGTGAACTTGCTGTCTCTAGTTTAATTGATATCGCAGAAAATTAGACATAGCAAGATTGCCAACACTGCAACTAAagtagtgtgtgtgtgagagagaactGTCCCAAAAACTCTTCAGGCTAAAGCTCAGCTTGATGATGTATTTGCAAAATTTCCATAGTCTGTCCATAAAATAGGGAAAAAAATTCTTAGAATCACCAGACAGTGAATGAGAAGATAGCCAAATTAGAAGGGTATTGAGATGAAACAGACCTGCTACAACCCTTCATCTCGAAAAACTAAAGACATCCTTTGTACCCTTGTAGTTCTCAACAGTTTCAGGACTCGTCAGTCCTGTTCTTTCCTCGTATTTCTTCTCtaggttcttttttttttaaaaaaaaaggaaataacaAGGAAAGAAGTATGAGGTCATATACAAAATATGTAAAATATTAACCACTAAGTCAAATTATATGTGCAGCCTTGGAGAAATGTTTACGCACATGTTATTAATTTTGGTTATATATGAAAGGCAACTTAAGCTGACATCATTCCGGGATGGAGAACATATAGATGCAGAAACCAATGGCCAAATAAGAATTTTCAACATAATCCCTCATGATGTACTCAAAACCACATTGTACTAACCTTCAGTTCCTCACGTACGGTCTCAAGAACATCCATTGTCATTCTGTCAAAGAAAAGGATCCCCTGCAAATCCACAAACAACATGCATGGCCCTGATAACATATTCCGTATGCAAATTAAAACTTTAACCAGTAATTTATATGATATTAGACATTAAAAACCAGGAAAATGTCTAATTACTGTAATATCAATTTTGCATGTCCAATTTAGACTTCTTTTATGTAATGAAGGTTAAACCTGAAACTGAAAGTACCTGACAGGCACAACTCTAGGATGACTCAATTTGCAACCAGAGGGAGTATATGTGATAGCAAATTAAACAGAAATAGCATATATGTACATAGACTTAAAAACTCAGTAGCTTGATTACGGTACTAAGTACACTTCCATTTGGCATGGACTAAATGCATCCCTCCGTTATGAGAATAACATATCTGAGTCATCAGTTTGTTCAGTGGACAAATGCATATGTCAAGAGAGAAAAGGAGACATGACTCAAAGAATTACTATTGTGCAGATGGACCTGATAATCACTTGGATAGTGGTTAAATACATACCAGCAAATGATCAAACTCGTGCTGGAAAACTCTTGCAGGTAGGCCAGATAATTTTACTTTGATCTTTGCTCCTGTAACGTCTTGAGCTTCAATTTTCACACTTTCTGGTCTCTGCAAGCAAACAATGGCCACAAAGTTAACTTTATTTATTAATTGAGCACCTTTTCAGTTGCCGAGCAGAGGCTGATTGGTTAAAAAAAGAAATGGCAGAGGATGATAATTTACAAAATTACATACTAATTTAGTATGTCAAAGCCATGTAACATGTACCAATGTCAATCATAAATTTGGCATGTTATGAAAATGTCTAATGGTAAGCATCACACTAAGGTCAGATAAAGGACAGACAAAGTCTTCTGCAGGGTAACAAAATCAGTATGGTAAACTGTTCTCACCACCACATTGGCATATATTCCAGGAAATGATAAGCACCCTTCTTCGAACACAAGCAATCGTTTCCCAGACTTGTATACCATTGGGTTGACAAGGACAATCTCCTCTCCTTCCCCCTTCACCCCAGCTGGATTGAACACCATAAGCTGCACATTCACTCCGACTTGTGGTGCTGAGAGACCAATGCCATCAGTCCTGTACAGAAACCAACTATTTAACCGACCAGTACAGTTCCTAATAAGTCTGGCACAGTTCTATCTCAAAACAGCAGGCAGGCCGCAGGCCTATGATTGGATACTTTGCTCATATTTGAAACATGCCTAATGTAACTAGCCCTTATTGCATCAAGTTTGTACTAATCTAAGAACTACCCAAACAAATTCACCATCCCTCCACACAAACAAATGCCTCCTCAAATCAACAGTCATAGAAAGATTTTCACAAAAATAAGCCCTGGCTAAAGCCCACTATTACGGACACCCAATCAAGCTAACAAAGGCACGCTTATTTGTTTGAAACAACAGCACGCCGATTCGGTGCCTATTAGCACGACACCCTCTCGCGCGTTTCATCAAACAGTCGCGGTGCACATAGCTTAAAGCTATGGAAACAAAAATTGCGCAAGGCTCAGAGGACCCCACTTGTACATAACGTCGAACATCTCGTCGGCCAGGGCGCGGAGGTTGGCGTCGAAGGTGCTGATGCGCTTGTTGCGCGCGCGCAGGATGGGGTCGGGGTACTTGACGACCTCGAGCGGCCGCTCGAACCGGAGGTCGGCAGCTGCAGACCGTGAAACACAGCATCAGCCCAAGTAAGCCGAGAGCGATCGAGTGGAGAAGTCGCCTAGTGGCTCGAAGGACttttggaggaggaggcggctaacccgtggcgaactcctcgtcctcggcgggaggggcggcggcggtggagaaggagcctatgccgccgcgcgcgcgggcggcgaggggcatggccgggccggcgcggcgcacggGCAGGGGCAGGGCTCCGGAGTGCGCGGCGAGCAGCGGGCGAGAGGAGGCGGCGAAGGCGCGGAGGCacgggaggaggtggaggcggaggcccgCGGCCATTGGAGCGGCGGGCGCCTTCTGGTTCTGCCCTTGTCTCTCTCCCGCttcgatctctctctctctctctctctctctctctccaccctGGCGATTGAGCGTGGAGTGGCCGCTCGAGGACTGACGCCGTGTCGCGTGCCCGAAATCGGTGAGTTGGGTTGGACTTGGGTCGGTCCGAGTCGGCCCATTGTCTTCCTCGGGCCGAATCCTCGTGGCCTCTGCAGCTCAGTAAGATACCTTGACAGGGCCCAATAATTCGCACGGATCATATACATCTTTcgaaagttttttttcttccctaACTTCCAgtatttgagattcgtgcaaacaaCTAAAGCTGTTGGAgcctttcaaaaaaaactagagcTGTTGGATCCCATTCAAACCCTAactttctctctcttccccaATCTTcctcaccccgccgccgccgtgcaccgtgccgctgcccgccgccttcccgcgcctcgccggcgggcaccacaccacgccgtcgcccgccgcctcTCCTGCCCATGTGCCGCCGTTGCGCGCAGCGCGCGCCCTgctgcgcccgcgccgccacccgccgccgcgttGCCTCGCACCGCCCTTCTCGCGGGAGAAGAAGGCTCCAGctcgaaaaaagaagaagcgccCCGTTCAACTTTCAATTTTAGTATTTTCAACATTCTGTGCTTctgatttcaacatttcatctTTATAATTTCAACAATCTGAAGTCAATTGTTGAACCTGTTTATGAAAAATGTTGAGTTAATTCTATCAAAATATTGAGCATATTTGTAACAACTTATTGGACCAAATGGGTTTTAAAGATAGTTGTATTATCCATCTTCCACAAGATGTATAGGAGCCACCAATAATTCGGGTCTCTGTTCTTAAAAATTGAAGGAAACCAAACATGGTCTAGAACAGGAAGAACAACTCCATGTTCAGTTGGACCGAACAGCTCAGTTGCCCTCGCAAGTCACCCTGCAAACGGTGTGGATTCAAATGAGTTTAATGGGTTGTGTTTTGATGTGGAGTGTATTTGGGTGGGTTGAAATAGGTTATATTAGTTAATGGGATGGGGTGGAGCAGCTTCCATGTAAAtacgggttgggttgggttgggttgaaatggattcTTTGTGTAGAGCCGGACCCTGAAATTAAaacatcgcgttcacactataaaattttatcgaaattgaccgaaatttattggagatgactcagtatgactggcagctactctgtacaaagcagtgtggctagatctacacgtgggccccatgtcaagagccggatcctagaattaaaacctcgcgttcacactataaaattttatcgaaattgaccgaaatttgctggagatgactcagtatgactggcagctactctgtgcaaagcagtgtggctagacctaCACGTGAGCCCtatgtcaagagccggaccctggaattaaaacctcgcgttcatactataattttttatcgaaattgaccgaattttgttggagatgactcagtatgactggcagctactctgtgcaaagcagtgtggctagacctaTACGTGGGCCcatgtcaagagccggaccctggaattaaaacctcgcgttcacactataaaatttaatCGAAATTGACCGAAATTTTCTGAGATAACTCAGTATAATTGACAGCTACTCTATGCAAAACAGTGCGACAAGATCTatattgtaattttttttttgagaaacggTTTTTTATTGGATTGTAACTATAGTTTGACTAATAGTTATTACATTATGAGCTTAAATGTTTGGTTTAGATtggtgtgtggtggtggtggtttagAATAAGATGGATTTATATAATTTCTCTCATGAGAATGGGATGGTGTGGGTATAATTTGGTTTCCAACCTATTTGCTGGGTGACTCGCAAGTGAGTAGCGTTCGACTCCCTTTCCCTTCCCCATCAAGAAAACGTGGCCTACGCCGCCACTCGCTACAGGCTATAGCCTATAGCACGGGCCCCGCCGGCCACGTTCCTCGTCGTCGCACGTCGCGATCAGCATCCACGGCGGCCGATCGATGATGGATCCTTCGAGAACAACCCCGGCCCCCTCCCCGGATCGACGGGCGGCCAAACCACGCAACTGAAGCAGTAACCAGTTCTTCCATGAGGAGTCAGTCGGTCGAGGCGGTGGCCGGGATGGCTTCCATTTCCGGGAGGCGCTATAGCTAGCGGTGATGGACAACGACAAGTGGCGATCGAGCAGCAGGGCGAGGCGTGACCAAGCGATTCGATTCGAGAGGGTGACACCGGCTGGGAGATGGAGCTGTGCGTTTATGGGGCTACGCACGTGGCGGAAGCCGACTCCTCGCCGTCGATCCGTCGCGCGCCGAAAGCGAGAGAGAGCCTACGCGTACTGCACTGCTCGGACTCTCGGAGATGATCACTATTCACTGCTGTGCTGCACAGCTGTGTTCAGTGTTTTGAGCTGGAGGACTTGTCACTTGTATATGCGTGCATCCGGAAATGGAAGCGGCTCACTGGCTCCGTCGATCGAAAGCAGCCGCTCTCCTTGCCCAAACGAGGCGAAGGTTGGAGGCCGCAAGCCACAGCCACAAAAGAGCGTGTGGCTGAGTGCGTGCGTGGCTGGTTATTCAAACGCAAACATGCATGTGTGTGATGCCGTAGACGCGAGGATCGATCCCGTCGGCGGCGTGCCTATATAAACGGCCGCCGAACGATCAGCTGCAACGACCGGCCACAGTCCACACACAAAGAGCGAGAGCTTGCAAGAAGTCGGCTGCGAGAGGAAGATGGGCAGGAcgtgcggcggcgagccggcggtgCGCAAGGGGCCGTGGACGCTGGAGGAGGACCTCGTCCTCGTCGGCTACATCTCCCAGCACGGGGAGGGATCCTGGGACAACCTCGCGCGCGCCGCTGGTAATCCTACATACTTAGCTTCTTGATGTTGGCTCAACGTTGATGCTGAGATCCGCGTGGACTGAACcatttctgaattctgatcgATGTGTTGGTCCGATTGATCGAACAGGCCTGAACCGGAACGGGAAGAGCTGCAGGCTGCGGTGGCTCAACTACCTGCGCCcgggggtgcggcgcggcggcatCACGCCGGCGGAGGACGCCGCCATCCGGGAGCTCCACGCGGCGCTGGGCAACAAGTGGTCCAAgatcgccgcgcacctccccgGCCGCACCGACAACGAGATCAAGAACTACTGGAGGACCAGGATCcagaggcggccggcggctccaGCCAGCAGCGCGCAGCAGCCCTACCGCGCGCCTgcgaccgcgaccgcgacggcggcggccatgacCGCCAGCGAgggcgcgtcgtcgtcgtcgtccgcggcGGCAAGCCACGGCAGCTCCGCCGACTGGTGGTACGTGGAGCCAGTAAACCACCCCGAGCAGGGAGCGCACTGCTCCCAGAGCGTtgctgcggcggccgcgggcgtcgACAGCGGGAGCGCGTCGTCGGCGCTGACGAGCCgggacagctccaccaccgccggcgtTGACGGGCAGCACATGCAGACGAGTTACGGTGACCGCTACTACTACTCCGAGCTgagttcggccgccgccgccgacggcgtgGAAATGGTCGACGCGGGCAGCTTTTGGAACGTCGACGACGACTTCTGGGGCCGGTTCCAGATGCTGCATTATCCTGATTCCTGAATGAAGTGATCCGATCATACAGCGCGCGTGCGAGAGGGTATAGGGGTAGCTAGCTGCTACAGAGGACAGAAAAAGACTAGTACCATTTTCGTAGCATGCATGAATCCTGCTATATATACAGGCCGGTGTGTGAACAGTGAACGTGTGCTTTCAACATCGTGCTATTTACCTTTGGGCGAAGCTATATATGCACCTCTGGATTTTTCTGAGGTTCCGATGTTTCAGATTTGTTTAGTGTTTGAGTAGCCATGCACACACTTGAGCGTTCAATTGTGATTTGCGATTGCGATAATCGGGACGGCAGCCGAaccccttttcttctttttattaaaaaaaacagtATCTACGAACCCGCTTTTTGCCGTGAGTGCGTACGTGATCTGCCTCTGCAGGCTCGTACGTTGTTGACCGCTGGTGCGCTGCCTTAGACGTACGTACACTGTGCTTTTTATACAGTATGAGCCTGTTTGGGACCGCTTTTCTGAAACTCGCTTATAAGCTGAGCATGCTTATCTGATAAGCTGCGATCTGGAGAATCTGCTGTCTAGAATAAGCAAGGTGTTTGGCTGTCCTGATTATTGCCGGTAGATTATCTGTCCTGTATATAAAATGACTGCTATACCCCTGAGGCTGATAATACCACGTTTTGTTTGTAACACTGATGTTAAGGCAATTTTCTGCATCTTTTTGAAGTTTGAGATAGAAATCTAGTtctacaaaaatataaagtacAATAGAAGTCAAATTAACTCTCATTTGATCCATCGAAAATGCTACAAAATACTAAAAATTACAATAATAAATCAACCAACCAAAGCCGAAGCAAGTACATCACGGAAGGCACACGTATCTATATCATCCCCCATTAGGCTATCATCTTCTGAAGGGTATTCGTCacgaatgtcatccacataggTTATGAAATGTTCATCATTTATGTCAGTTTCTCTAATGAAGTTATGAAGAGCCATACAAGCAACTATGATCTGAGACTGCTTATTAACCGGAAAGCTAGGTACTTTCAAGAGAATGCGCCACTTCATCTTGAGAACTCCAAATGAGCGCTCAATCACATTTCTAAGGGATGCATGATGATAG contains:
- the LOC120707545 gene encoding peptide deformylase 1B, chloroplastic-like; this translates as MAAGLRLHLLPCLRAFAASSRPLLAAHSGALPLPVRRAGPAMPLAARARGGIGSFSTAAAPPAEDEEFATAADLRFERPLEVVKYPDPILRARNKRISTFDANLRALADEMFDVMYKTDGIGLSAPQVGVNVQLMVFNPAGVKGEGEEIVLVNPMVYKSGKRLLVFEEGCLSFPGIYANVVRPESVKIEAQDVTGAKIKVKLSGLPARVFQHEFDHLLGILFFDRMTMDVLETVREELKNLEKKYEERTGLTSPETVENYKGTKDVFSFSR
- the LOC120707543 gene encoding polygalacturonase At1g48100-like, whose product is MKLRAKGLGLLLLLVFLALCSTIDVSEARRGKHWRPRSSPGSSQLKKGKGKKSSSHRQHGSNRPSPKPPVSSTPSPGAGKGNQNPYQPSPTPDAPVSPSPSPANSSRHPSPKPPTPNCGKGHQQPSRPPLPPPASQGAVFNVVDFGAKGDGVSDDTKAFEGAWAAACKQGASTVLIPPELEFLVGPISFSGPYCKPNIIFQLEGTILAPTSAKAWGSGLLQWLEFTKLNGIVIQGNGIINGRGQQWWTYSDPEDDDDDDTYDVELDRMPQIKPTALRFYGSFNVLVAGITIVNSSQCHLKFDNCQGVMVHDVTISSPENSLNTDGIHLQNSKDVSIHHTNMACGDDCISIQTGCSNINIHNVNCGPGHGISIGGLGRDNTKACVSNVTVRDVNMFRTMNGVRIKTCQGGVGLVQDIRFSNIQVSEVQTPIIIDQFYCDKSTCRNQTSAVAVSGVQYENIRGTFTIKPVHFACSDSLPCSGISLTGVQLRPVQVPHYHLNNPFCWQAFGELYTPTVPPIACLQIGKPAGNNLQTYNDIC
- the LOC120707546 gene encoding MYB-like transcription factor EOBI; this translates as MGRTCGGEPAVRKGPWTLEEDLVLVGYISQHGEGSWDNLARAAGLNRNGKSCRLRWLNYLRPGVRRGGITPAEDAAIRELHAALGNKWSKIAAHLPGRTDNEIKNYWRTRIQRRPAAPASSAQQPYRAPATATATAAAMTASEGASSSSSAAASHGSSADWWYVEPVNHPEQGAHCSQSVAAAAAGVDSGSASSALTSRDSSTTAGVDGQHMQTSYGDRYYYSELSSAAAADGVEMVDAGSFWNVDDDFWGRFQMLHYPDS